The following proteins are encoded in a genomic region of Pangasianodon hypophthalmus isolate fPanHyp1 chromosome 26, fPanHyp1.pri, whole genome shotgun sequence:
- the gk gene encoding glycerol kinase isoform X2, protein MNGTMAASSNRIMLGPLVAAIDQGTSSTRFLVFNAKTAELLSHHQVEIQQSFPKEGWVEEDPKEILQSVYECMDRTCEKLTQLNIDISNIKAIGVTNQRETTLVWDKETGEPLYNAVVWLDLRTQSTVERLINNTPGRNKNHLKHKTGLPISTYFSAVKLRWLMDNVEEVRKAVVTHTAMFGTIDSWLIWCLTGGKKGGVHVTDVTNASRTMLFNIHTMDWDPDLCTYFGIPMEILPKVRSSSEIYGLMKSGPLTGVPISGCLGDQSAALVGQMCFQDGQAKNTYGTGCFLLRNTGTKPVMSDHGLLTTVAYKLGRDKPACYALEGSVAIAGAVVRWLKDNLGIIQSSTELEKLAASVGTSYGCYFVPAFSGLYAPYWEPSARGIICGLTQFTNRSHLAFAALEAVCFQTREILDAMNQDSGIPLTQLQVDGGMTSNRLLMQLQADILCIPVVKPSMPETTALGAAMAAGAAEGVSVWSLNPEDLTEVTSEKFEPQINPEESEFRYARWKKAVRRAMNWETTEPISNGNEESSIFSSVPLGFYILGSMFMLIGAKYIAGYK, encoded by the exons ATGAATGGCACGATGGCCGCCTCGTCTAATAGGATCATGCTCGGCCCTCTTGTAGCCGCAATCGACCAGGGCACGAGCTCCACTCGCTTCTTG GTATTCAATGCTAAAACTGCAGAACTGCTTAGTCACCATCAAGTCGAGATTCAGCAAAGTTTCCCTAAAGAGgg CTGGGTGGAAGAGGACCCAAAAGAGATTCTGCAGTCCGTGTACGAGTGCATGGACCGAACCTGCGAGAAACTGACACAGCTCAACATTGACATCTCCAACATCAAAG CCATTGGTGTGACCAATCAGCGAGAAACCACACTGGTCTGGGACAAAGAAACAGGCGAGCCACTGTACAATGCAGTTG TGTGGCTGGATCTGCGTACACAGTCCACCGTGGAGAGACTCATCAACAACACGCCCGGCAGGAACAAAAATCACCTGAAG CACAAGACCGGTCTTCCCATCAGCACGTACTTCAGTGCAGTGAAGCTACGCTGGTTAATGGACAACGTAGAGGAGGTGCGCAAGGCAGTGGttacacacacagccatgttCGGGACCATCGACTCCTGGCTCATATGG TGCCTAACTGGTGGAAAGAAGGGAGGTGTCCATGTTACAGACGTGACCAATGCAAGCAGGACCATGCTCTTCAATATACACACTATGGACTGGGATCCAGACCTCTGCAC CTATTTTGGCATACCAATGGAGATTCTGCCAAAAGTGAGGAGCTCTTCAGAGATCTACGGTTTAATG AAATCTGGTCCCCTCACTGGTGTTCCAATATCAGGG TGTTTAGGGGACCAATCTGCCGCTCTCGTGGGACAAATGTGTTTTCAGGACGGCCAGGCCAAAAACAC TTACGGGACTGGCTGTTTCCTGCTCAGAAACACAGGAACGAAG CCGGTAATGTCAGATCATGGCCTCTTAACAACAGTAGCGTATAAACTGGGTCGAGACAAGCCAGCCTGCTATGCGTTAGAG GGTTCAGTTGCCATAGCAGGGGCAGTGGTGCGCTGGTTGAAAGATAACCTCGGGATTATCCAAAGTTCTACAGAGCTTG AGAAACTGGCTGCTAGTGTTGGAACGTCGTACGGCTGCTACTTTGTCCCTGCGTTCTCAGGTCTCTACGCCCCCTACTGGGAACCAAGCGCCAGAGG aATCATCTGCGGTTTAACTCAGTTCACTAACAGGAGTCACTTGGCCTTCGCTGCTCTTGAAGCAGTCTGTTTTCAGACACGAGAG ATCCTGGATGCGATGAATCAGGACAGTGGGATTCCTCTGACTCAGCTGCAGGTGGATGGAGGCATGACCTCGAACAGACTCCTCATGCAGCTCCAGGCTGATATTCTCTGCATTCCAGTAG tgaAGCCGTCCATGCCGGAGACTACAGCTCTCGGAGCAGCTATGGCAGCAGGGGCAGCAGAGGGCGTCAGTGTGTGGAGTTTGAATCCTGAGGACCTCACTGAGGTCACTTCTGAGAAATTTGAACCCCAGATCAACCCGGAGG AGAGTGAGTTCCGTTATGCTCGCTGGAAGAAGGCCGTCCGGAGAGCCATGAACTGGGAGACTACAGAGCCAATCAGTAATGGAAACG
- the timmdc1 gene encoding complex I assembly factor TIMMDC1, mitochondrial, giving the protein MHPVGLCTHTFTCGEKDTDTASPRAFHTGLLRALYTFALPRVHAADIVDPQASLQSLPKHVGKPEFPDTGWDRIKDLFNRGDGQVYSEEVRNVGKSALTAALVGLLYGGLPGARHARERFIQLSQAEIYRSRVEAVRSAHNAAIRGFVRYGWRWSWRVAAFVTLFNTISTGISVYKDSNALSHFAVAGAVTGGVFRMNLGLRGLVAGSAIGAALGVPAGALIVGLQKLGGETMREKRRRERRELYELRVAEWNARLQLTDEIIGEFSGRDQGTEGDLQRIKELLSQPRNEESAKES; this is encoded by the exons ATGCACCCTGTGggtctgtgtacacacacattcacgtgTGGAGAGAAGGACACAGATACAGCCAGCCCCAGAGCCTTTCATACTGGACTGCTACGGGCACTTTATACGTTCGCCCTTCCTCGAGTGCATGCAGCTGACATTGTTGATCCACAGGCCAGTCTTCAGTCTTTACCAAAACATGTGGGCAAGCCAGAGTTTCCCGACACAGGATGGGACCGCATTAAAGACCTATTCAACCGAGG AGATGGACAGGTGTACTCGGAAGAGGTGAGGAACGTGGGTAAGAGTGCTCTGACAGCAGCCTTGGTGGGACTGCTTTATGGAGGCCTGCCTGGAGCCCGACATGCCCGTGAGAGATTCATCCAGCTGAGCCAGGCGGAGATCTACCGCAGCAGAGTGGAGGCAGTG CGTTCGGCTCATAACGCGGCCATCCGAGGCTTTGTGAGATACGGTTGGAGGTGGAGCTGGAGAGTCGCCGCCTTTGTTACACTTTTTAA CACTATCAGTACAGGCATTTCTGTGTACAAAGACAGTAACGCCTTGAGTCATTTCGCTGTGGCGGGGG ctgtgaccgGAGGTGTGTTCCGGATGAATCTGGGCCTCAGGGGATTGGTGGCAGGATCGGCTATTGGAGCTGCATTGGG TGTGCCTGCTGGGGCGTTAATTGTTGGGCTACAGAAGCTGGGAGGAGAGACCATGCGTGAAAAACGACGACGGGAACGAAGAGAACTGTACGAGCTCAGGGTGGCTGAATG gaATGCACGTCTACAGCTTACTGATGAGATAATTGGTGAATTTAGTGGCCGGGACCAAGGCACAGAAGGTGACCTTCAGCGGATCAAAGAGCTTCTTAGTCAACCAAGGAATGAAGAATCGGCAAAGGAGTCTTAA
- the gk gene encoding glycerol kinase isoform X3, with translation MNGTMAASSNRIMLGPLVAAIDQGTSSTRFLVFNAKTAELLSHHQVEIQQSFPKEGWVEEDPKEILQSVYECMDRTCEKLTQLNIDISNIKAIGVTNQRETTLVWDKETGEPLYNAVVWLDLRTQSTVERLINNTPGRNKNHLKHKTGLPISTYFSAVKLRWLMDNVEEVRKAVVTHTAMFGTIDSWLIWCLTGGKKGGVHVTDVTNASRTMLFNIHTMDWDPDLCTYFGIPMEILPKVRSSSEIYGLMKISSSLKSGPLTGVPISGCLGDQSAALVGQMCFQDGQAKNTYGTGCFLLRNTGTKPVMSDHGLLTTVAYKLGRDKPACYALEGSVAIAGAVVRWLKDNLGIIQSSTELEKLAASVGTSYGCYFVPAFSGLYAPYWEPSARGIICGLTQFTNRSHLAFAALEAVCFQTREILDAMNQDSGIPLTQLQVDGGMTSNRLLMQLQADILCIPVVKPSMPETTALGAAMAAGAAEGVSVWSLNPEDLTEVTSEKFEPQINPEESEFRYARWKKAVRRAMNWETTEPISNGNGYK, from the exons ATGAATGGCACGATGGCCGCCTCGTCTAATAGGATCATGCTCGGCCCTCTTGTAGCCGCAATCGACCAGGGCACGAGCTCCACTCGCTTCTTG GTATTCAATGCTAAAACTGCAGAACTGCTTAGTCACCATCAAGTCGAGATTCAGCAAAGTTTCCCTAAAGAGgg CTGGGTGGAAGAGGACCCAAAAGAGATTCTGCAGTCCGTGTACGAGTGCATGGACCGAACCTGCGAGAAACTGACACAGCTCAACATTGACATCTCCAACATCAAAG CCATTGGTGTGACCAATCAGCGAGAAACCACACTGGTCTGGGACAAAGAAACAGGCGAGCCACTGTACAATGCAGTTG TGTGGCTGGATCTGCGTACACAGTCCACCGTGGAGAGACTCATCAACAACACGCCCGGCAGGAACAAAAATCACCTGAAG CACAAGACCGGTCTTCCCATCAGCACGTACTTCAGTGCAGTGAAGCTACGCTGGTTAATGGACAACGTAGAGGAGGTGCGCAAGGCAGTGGttacacacacagccatgttCGGGACCATCGACTCCTGGCTCATATGG TGCCTAACTGGTGGAAAGAAGGGAGGTGTCCATGTTACAGACGTGACCAATGCAAGCAGGACCATGCTCTTCAATATACACACTATGGACTGGGATCCAGACCTCTGCAC CTATTTTGGCATACCAATGGAGATTCTGCCAAAAGTGAGGAGCTCTTCAGAGATCTACGGTTTAATG AAAATCAGTTCTAGTCTG AAATCTGGTCCCCTCACTGGTGTTCCAATATCAGGG TGTTTAGGGGACCAATCTGCCGCTCTCGTGGGACAAATGTGTTTTCAGGACGGCCAGGCCAAAAACAC TTACGGGACTGGCTGTTTCCTGCTCAGAAACACAGGAACGAAG CCGGTAATGTCAGATCATGGCCTCTTAACAACAGTAGCGTATAAACTGGGTCGAGACAAGCCAGCCTGCTATGCGTTAGAG GGTTCAGTTGCCATAGCAGGGGCAGTGGTGCGCTGGTTGAAAGATAACCTCGGGATTATCCAAAGTTCTACAGAGCTTG AGAAACTGGCTGCTAGTGTTGGAACGTCGTACGGCTGCTACTTTGTCCCTGCGTTCTCAGGTCTCTACGCCCCCTACTGGGAACCAAGCGCCAGAGG aATCATCTGCGGTTTAACTCAGTTCACTAACAGGAGTCACTTGGCCTTCGCTGCTCTTGAAGCAGTCTGTTTTCAGACACGAGAG ATCCTGGATGCGATGAATCAGGACAGTGGGATTCCTCTGACTCAGCTGCAGGTGGATGGAGGCATGACCTCGAACAGACTCCTCATGCAGCTCCAGGCTGATATTCTCTGCATTCCAGTAG tgaAGCCGTCCATGCCGGAGACTACAGCTCTCGGAGCAGCTATGGCAGCAGGGGCAGCAGAGGGCGTCAGTGTGTGGAGTTTGAATCCTGAGGACCTCACTGAGGTCACTTCTGAGAAATTTGAACCCCAGATCAACCCGGAGG AGAGTGAGTTCCGTTATGCTCGCTGGAAGAAGGCCGTCCGGAGAGCCATGAACTGGGAGACTACAGAGCCAATCAGTAATGGAAACG
- the gk gene encoding glycerol kinase isoform X1 has protein sequence MNGTMAASSNRIMLGPLVAAIDQGTSSTRFLVFNAKTAELLSHHQVEIQQSFPKEGWVEEDPKEILQSVYECMDRTCEKLTQLNIDISNIKAIGVTNQRETTLVWDKETGEPLYNAVVWLDLRTQSTVERLINNTPGRNKNHLKHKTGLPISTYFSAVKLRWLMDNVEEVRKAVVTHTAMFGTIDSWLIWCLTGGKKGGVHVTDVTNASRTMLFNIHTMDWDPDLCTYFGIPMEILPKVRSSSEIYGLMKISSSLKSGPLTGVPISGCLGDQSAALVGQMCFQDGQAKNTYGTGCFLLRNTGTKPVMSDHGLLTTVAYKLGRDKPACYALEGSVAIAGAVVRWLKDNLGIIQSSTELEKLAASVGTSYGCYFVPAFSGLYAPYWEPSARGIICGLTQFTNRSHLAFAALEAVCFQTREILDAMNQDSGIPLTQLQVDGGMTSNRLLMQLQADILCIPVVKPSMPETTALGAAMAAGAAEGVSVWSLNPEDLTEVTSEKFEPQINPEESEFRYARWKKAVRRAMNWETTEPISNGNEESSIFSSVPLGFYILGSMFMLIGAKYIAGYK, from the exons ATGAATGGCACGATGGCCGCCTCGTCTAATAGGATCATGCTCGGCCCTCTTGTAGCCGCAATCGACCAGGGCACGAGCTCCACTCGCTTCTTG GTATTCAATGCTAAAACTGCAGAACTGCTTAGTCACCATCAAGTCGAGATTCAGCAAAGTTTCCCTAAAGAGgg CTGGGTGGAAGAGGACCCAAAAGAGATTCTGCAGTCCGTGTACGAGTGCATGGACCGAACCTGCGAGAAACTGACACAGCTCAACATTGACATCTCCAACATCAAAG CCATTGGTGTGACCAATCAGCGAGAAACCACACTGGTCTGGGACAAAGAAACAGGCGAGCCACTGTACAATGCAGTTG TGTGGCTGGATCTGCGTACACAGTCCACCGTGGAGAGACTCATCAACAACACGCCCGGCAGGAACAAAAATCACCTGAAG CACAAGACCGGTCTTCCCATCAGCACGTACTTCAGTGCAGTGAAGCTACGCTGGTTAATGGACAACGTAGAGGAGGTGCGCAAGGCAGTGGttacacacacagccatgttCGGGACCATCGACTCCTGGCTCATATGG TGCCTAACTGGTGGAAAGAAGGGAGGTGTCCATGTTACAGACGTGACCAATGCAAGCAGGACCATGCTCTTCAATATACACACTATGGACTGGGATCCAGACCTCTGCAC CTATTTTGGCATACCAATGGAGATTCTGCCAAAAGTGAGGAGCTCTTCAGAGATCTACGGTTTAATG AAAATCAGTTCTAGTCTG AAATCTGGTCCCCTCACTGGTGTTCCAATATCAGGG TGTTTAGGGGACCAATCTGCCGCTCTCGTGGGACAAATGTGTTTTCAGGACGGCCAGGCCAAAAACAC TTACGGGACTGGCTGTTTCCTGCTCAGAAACACAGGAACGAAG CCGGTAATGTCAGATCATGGCCTCTTAACAACAGTAGCGTATAAACTGGGTCGAGACAAGCCAGCCTGCTATGCGTTAGAG GGTTCAGTTGCCATAGCAGGGGCAGTGGTGCGCTGGTTGAAAGATAACCTCGGGATTATCCAAAGTTCTACAGAGCTTG AGAAACTGGCTGCTAGTGTTGGAACGTCGTACGGCTGCTACTTTGTCCCTGCGTTCTCAGGTCTCTACGCCCCCTACTGGGAACCAAGCGCCAGAGG aATCATCTGCGGTTTAACTCAGTTCACTAACAGGAGTCACTTGGCCTTCGCTGCTCTTGAAGCAGTCTGTTTTCAGACACGAGAG ATCCTGGATGCGATGAATCAGGACAGTGGGATTCCTCTGACTCAGCTGCAGGTGGATGGAGGCATGACCTCGAACAGACTCCTCATGCAGCTCCAGGCTGATATTCTCTGCATTCCAGTAG tgaAGCCGTCCATGCCGGAGACTACAGCTCTCGGAGCAGCTATGGCAGCAGGGGCAGCAGAGGGCGTCAGTGTGTGGAGTTTGAATCCTGAGGACCTCACTGAGGTCACTTCTGAGAAATTTGAACCCCAGATCAACCCGGAGG AGAGTGAGTTCCGTTATGCTCGCTGGAAGAAGGCCGTCCGGAGAGCCATGAACTGGGAGACTACAGAGCCAATCAGTAATGGAAACG